From the Deltaproteobacteria bacterium genome, one window contains:
- the rnc gene encoding ribonuclease III, with translation MTPEVRAALEAGLGHRFARPEYLAVALTHRSFGVDAPNNEKLEFLGDAVLALAMSDLLMTRFPDASEGELSKIRASLVNADVLARKARELDVGSALRFGKGEEKSGGREKVSILASAYEALLGAVYADGGYEAARAMVEHHFAGDIEEHLTVGLRDYKTRLQELTQRLFRETPLYTLVEESGPDHAKRFVSEIALGGRCYGRGLGRTKKAAEQAAAGEALAALEREHADRLP, from the coding sequence ACCGCTTCGCGCGGCCCGAGTACCTCGCCGTGGCGCTCACCCATCGCTCCTTCGGCGTCGACGCGCCCAACAACGAGAAGCTCGAGTTCCTCGGCGACGCCGTGCTGGCGCTCGCCATGTCCGACCTCCTGATGACGCGCTTCCCCGACGCGAGCGAGGGCGAGCTGTCGAAGATCCGCGCCTCGCTGGTGAACGCCGACGTCCTGGCCCGCAAGGCGCGCGAGCTCGACGTGGGGTCGGCGCTCCGCTTCGGCAAGGGCGAGGAGAAGAGCGGCGGGCGCGAGAAGGTGTCGATCCTGGCCTCCGCCTACGAGGCGCTGCTCGGGGCCGTGTATGCCGACGGCGGCTACGAGGCGGCGCGCGCGATGGTGGAGCACCACTTCGCGGGCGACATCGAGGAGCACCTGACCGTGGGGCTCCGCGACTACAAGACCCGCCTCCAGGAGCTGACGCAGCGGCTCTTCCGCGAGACGCCCCTCTACACGCTCGTCGAGGAGAGCGGGCCGGACCACGCCAAGCGGTTCGTGTCGGAGATCGCGCTCGGCGGCCGGTGCTACGGGCGCGGCCTCGGACGGACCAAGAAGGCGGCCGAGCAGGCGGCGGCCGGCGAGGCGCTCGCCGCCCTCGAGCGGGAGCACGCGGACCGCTTGCCATGA